In Luteitalea sp. TBR-22, one genomic interval encodes:
- a CDS encoding ABC transporter substrate-binding protein, with product MKRLAGLLLVLLIVCAGLWLLRDGTRGGGSTGTPTEFVATLRAEPRSLVRLAANDRATLVANQLLHDVLVRVNHVTQSLEPALAASWVTLDEGRRFRVTLRPEARFSDGTPVTADDVAFSLEVVFDPKLGSPLADTFTLQGQPLTARVVDPRTVDLAWPAPYGPGMRPLHALPIVPRARYATALANGTFADKWAPSADPAGMVGAGPFVLERHEPGVALHLARNPHYWRTGDDGAPRPRVDRIRLDVVPSQDAEMLRLRSGQADVITAELRPDDLPEARALAAQGQLQLFDLGPSLEADMLWFNLRGPGIGNRESGIGQGTPSAGEGTPGAGSRAQGTGTQPGGDAPPERRGWLKKRELREAISMAVDRTAFINAVYRGAGVQVASMITPGNHAWAAADIAPRPYSPTMAGELLDRIGVRDRNGDGVREDVFDEPARFTLLVQQGHTIRQRAAAVLQEALAKIGLQVEIVSLDPKGLQQRMLEGRYEAMYHALPGTDTDPSGLMEFWLSSGRMHLWNPGQPAAQTKWEDELDILVTRQLATTDQAERQRLMVQAQKLLDAELPVVVFAVPRVTIATSGRLTHVAPGLLAPQVLWNAAEIGVR from the coding sequence ATGAAGCGCCTCGCCGGTCTCCTCCTCGTCCTCCTCATCGTCTGCGCCGGCCTGTGGCTGCTGCGCGACGGCACCCGTGGGGGTGGGAGCACCGGGACCCCCACAGAGTTTGTGGCCACCCTGCGGGCCGAGCCGCGCAGCCTCGTCCGCCTCGCCGCCAACGACCGCGCCACCCTGGTCGCCAACCAGCTGCTCCACGACGTGCTCGTGCGCGTCAACCACGTGACGCAGTCGCTCGAGCCGGCGCTCGCCGCCTCGTGGGTCACCCTCGACGAGGGCCGCCGCTTCCGCGTCACCCTCCGCCCCGAGGCCCGCTTCTCCGACGGCACCCCGGTGACCGCCGACGACGTGGCGTTCTCGCTGGAGGTGGTCTTCGACCCGAAGCTCGGGAGCCCGCTGGCCGACACCTTCACCCTGCAGGGCCAGCCGCTCACCGCCCGCGTCGTCGACCCGCGCACCGTGGACCTCGCCTGGCCCGCCCCCTACGGCCCCGGAATGCGGCCGCTGCACGCGCTGCCGATCGTGCCCCGCGCCCGGTACGCCACCGCGCTGGCCAACGGCACCTTCGCCGACAAGTGGGCCCCCTCGGCCGACCCCGCCGGCATGGTCGGCGCCGGCCCGTTCGTGCTCGAGCGCCACGAGCCCGGCGTCGCGCTGCACCTGGCGCGCAACCCGCACTACTGGCGCACCGGCGACGATGGCGCGCCGCGCCCGCGGGTGGACCGGATCCGCCTCGACGTCGTGCCGTCGCAGGACGCCGAGATGCTGCGCCTGCGCAGCGGCCAGGCCGACGTGATCACCGCCGAACTGCGCCCCGACGACCTGCCCGAGGCCCGCGCCCTCGCCGCGCAGGGCCAGCTGCAGCTCTTCGACCTCGGCCCGTCGCTCGAGGCGGACATGCTGTGGTTCAACTTGCGGGGGCCGGGAATCGGGAATCGGGAATCGGGAATCGGGCAGGGCACGCCGAGCGCCGGGGAGGGCACGCCGGGCGCCGGGAGCCGCGCACAGGGCACCGGAACCCAGCCGGGGGGAGACGCGCCGCCTGAACGACGCGGGTGGTTGAAGAAGCGGGAACTGCGCGAGGCGATCTCGATGGCCGTCGATCGCACCGCCTTCATCAACGCGGTGTATCGCGGCGCCGGCGTGCAGGTGGCCAGCATGATCACGCCGGGCAACCACGCGTGGGCCGCCGCCGACATCGCGCCGCGCCCGTACTCGCCGACGATGGCCGGCGAGCTGCTCGATCGGATCGGCGTGCGCGACCGCAACGGCGACGGCGTGCGTGAGGACGTGTTCGACGAGCCGGCGCGGTTCACGCTGCTCGTGCAGCAGGGCCACACCATCCGCCAGCGCGCCGCCGCGGTGCTGCAGGAGGCACTGGCGAAGATCGGCCTGCAGGTGGAGATCGTCAGCCTCGACCCGAAGGGCCTGCAGCAGCGGATGCTGGAAGGCCGCTACGAGGCGATGTACCACGCGCTGCCCGGCACCGACACCGACCCTTCGGGGCTGATGGAGTTCTGGCTGTCGTCGGGGCGCATGCACCTGTGGAACCCGGGGCAACCCGCGGCGCAGACCAAGTGGGAGGACGAGCTCGACATCCTCGTGACGCGCCAGCTCGCCACCACCGACCAGGCCGAGCGCCAGCGCCTGATGGTGCAGGCCCAGAAGCTGCTCGACGCGGAGTTGCCGGTGGTCGTGTTCGCGGTGCCGCGGGTGACCATCGCCACCAGCGGCCGGCTGACGCACGTCGCGCCGGGGCTGCTCGCGCCGCAGGTGCTCTGGAACGCCGCCGAGATCGGCGTCCGCTGA
- a CDS encoding M20/M25/M40 family metallo-hydrolase, whose product MALLGLIQGLIFNDLANTLSDHLRVWTPWRWLVVAHLALCFAILLRVIQTYITAALYYRKQLNLSEIVILSVIGVLQHLLVQSIRSPSVEADVLDVSFFYKSLLLVVFLGCVAYLLTLRGLLVAYRALPVPQSPPELKRSVVLQVINLTGMACIGVLALLALSGTVPPIVSASLCSAILVANTAYSSRQSFVQHTVATATARTDVLAVARSLSREFDYVFGRFLPGDIERRARIIALAICFFEDGHLLGRARLVTLTDDDEAFAFVAPPDQGRLTGARSVAAFAIATACCGVSKVPSTLWRAWRNRALLFAVTTSAPAWKVLYLVVPDTRRRQGLGVALLRRVEALAGRSATPRIGAAVRTRNVAARKMFLSRGYRKVSKHREVIPGEEHRGGLAVYQMAVPSQSTPAATQGSFAAVPSAGRRGWLAAVALGVAVLLAGVVLSARAFRVASRQPPALPTEGLLPAPPRADLAATLAASIRFRTISHGAAPDALTDQALVEFVSFLTRTYPAMRFERVGPRAHLVTIPGQDHSLPGALVYAHLDVVPADTKGWKQDPFGGVVSDGYVHGRGALDDKFSVIAILAATQELLGAGWAPTRPMYIALGHDEELDGTGAQAVAAHLRERGLRVGSVLDEGSAVVEGVLPGLDGPVAAVAIAEKGYLDVTLCAVGTPGHSSSPPVSTAIGAISTAVHRLEQNPPPTALNALMAQTLTYAAAEMSYPWRLVVSNLWLTTPLIEASMRGAPLSRALLGSSQSATLVAGGTKANVLPERACATLNYRLLPGSSPEDMLRRVRSVVGDSRVSVTHGPPGPAPTVSDLDSPAGIRLGQVIRRHFPRAVVVPVLSPGTTDSRHFGQVADQIFRFSPLELSDEELASLHGTNERIRVLALEKAYAFYHSYLQHASRK is encoded by the coding sequence ATGGCGCTGCTCGGCCTCATTCAGGGCCTCATCTTCAACGATCTCGCAAACACGCTCTCGGACCACCTGCGTGTCTGGACGCCCTGGCGATGGCTCGTCGTCGCTCACCTGGCCCTGTGCTTCGCCATCCTGCTCAGGGTGATCCAGACCTACATCACTGCTGCGCTGTACTACCGGAAGCAACTGAATCTCTCCGAGATCGTCATCCTCTCGGTGATAGGCGTCCTGCAGCATCTCCTGGTGCAGAGCATTCGCAGCCCGTCTGTCGAGGCGGACGTGCTCGATGTGTCGTTCTTCTACAAGTCGCTGTTGCTCGTGGTGTTCCTTGGCTGCGTGGCCTACCTCCTCACGCTGCGGGGCCTGCTCGTAGCGTATCGAGCCCTACCCGTGCCGCAGTCGCCACCGGAGCTGAAACGCAGCGTCGTCCTGCAGGTCATCAATCTGACCGGCATGGCGTGCATAGGCGTGCTCGCACTCCTTGCCCTCTCAGGAACGGTGCCCCCGATCGTCTCGGCCTCGTTGTGCAGCGCGATCCTGGTGGCAAACACCGCGTACTCAAGCCGTCAGAGTTTCGTGCAGCACACGGTTGCTACGGCCACGGCACGAACCGACGTCCTGGCAGTAGCACGGTCCCTGAGCCGCGAGTTCGATTACGTCTTCGGACGTTTCCTGCCAGGTGACATCGAGCGCCGCGCCAGGATCATCGCGCTGGCCATCTGCTTCTTCGAGGACGGACACCTGCTCGGGCGCGCTCGGCTCGTGACCCTGACTGACGACGACGAGGCATTCGCGTTCGTGGCGCCCCCTGATCAGGGGCGGCTGACGGGCGCGCGGTCCGTGGCGGCATTCGCAATCGCCACGGCGTGCTGCGGCGTATCCAAGGTGCCCTCCACTCTGTGGCGCGCGTGGCGCAATCGCGCCCTCCTGTTCGCTGTGACTACGAGCGCGCCGGCGTGGAAGGTGCTGTACCTTGTCGTCCCGGACACGCGACGTCGGCAGGGCCTCGGCGTTGCGCTGCTGCGGCGCGTCGAGGCTCTTGCTGGACGGTCGGCGACTCCCCGGATCGGGGCTGCCGTGAGGACCAGGAACGTCGCGGCCCGCAAGATGTTCCTGAGCCGAGGCTACCGCAAAGTCTCGAAGCATCGCGAGGTGATTCCGGGCGAGGAGCATCGGGGCGGTCTTGCCGTGTACCAGATGGCCGTGCCGAGCCAGTCCACTCCTGCTGCCACACAAGGGAGCTTCGCCGCCGTGCCGAGCGCAGGGAGGCGTGGGTGGCTGGCAGCCGTCGCGCTTGGCGTGGCGGTTCTGCTGGCTGGCGTCGTCCTCTCTGCGAGAGCGTTCAGGGTGGCCTCTCGACAACCACCCGCATTGCCGACGGAGGGTCTGCTTCCAGCGCCGCCGCGCGCGGACCTCGCCGCAACGCTGGCCGCATCGATCCGGTTCCGCACCATCTCGCACGGCGCGGCCCCGGATGCGCTGACAGATCAGGCGCTGGTCGAGTTCGTCAGCTTCCTGACCAGGACCTATCCCGCCATGAGGTTCGAGAGGGTGGGACCACGGGCGCACCTTGTGACGATTCCCGGGCAGGACCACAGCCTCCCCGGGGCCTTGGTCTACGCACATCTCGATGTCGTGCCTGCGGATACCAAGGGCTGGAAGCAGGATCCCTTCGGCGGCGTCGTCAGCGACGGGTACGTACATGGCCGTGGGGCCCTCGATGACAAGTTCTCGGTCATCGCCATCCTTGCCGCCACGCAGGAGCTGCTCGGCGCAGGCTGGGCGCCGACGCGCCCGATGTACATCGCCCTCGGCCATGACGAGGAGCTCGATGGGACGGGCGCGCAGGCAGTCGCGGCGCACCTCCGGGAACGAGGCCTGCGGGTCGGTTCGGTGCTCGACGAAGGAAGTGCCGTGGTCGAAGGTGTCCTTCCGGGCCTCGACGGCCCAGTTGCCGCCGTAGCGATCGCGGAGAAGGGCTACCTCGACGTCACCTTGTGCGCCGTCGGCACACCGGGGCACTCGAGTTCTCCACCCGTGTCGACCGCCATAGGTGCGATCAGCACCGCAGTGCACCGCCTGGAGCAGAATCCCCCTCCGACGGCGCTGAATGCGCTGATGGCGCAGACCTTGACTTACGCCGCGGCCGAGATGTCGTACCCCTGGCGGCTCGTGGTCTCGAACTTGTGGCTGACGACGCCCCTGATCGAGGCCAGCATGCGCGGGGCGCCTCTCAGCCGGGCGCTGCTCGGGTCGAGCCAGTCAGCCACACTGGTGGCTGGGGGGACGAAGGCAAACGTCCTGCCAGAGCGTGCCTGTGCAACGCTGAACTACCGGCTGCTTCCCGGATCCTCCCCGGAAGACATGCTGCGCCGGGTGCGCTCGGTCGTGGGCGACTCCCGCGTGTCGGTCACGCACGGGCCCCCGGGGCCGGCTCCAACCGTGTCTGACCTGGACTCTCCAGCAGGCATCCGTCTGGGCCAGGTGATCCGGCGGCACTTCCCGCGGGCAGTGGTTGTGCCCGTCTTGAGCCCTGGCACCACCGACTCTCGCCACTTCGGACAGGTCGCCGATCAGATCTTTCGCTTCTCACCTCTGGAGCTGAGCGATGAGGAGCTCGCGTCCCTTCACGGTACGAACGAGCGCATCCGCGTACTAGCGCTCGAGAAGGCCTATGCCTTCTATCACTCCTACCTCCAGCACGCCTCGCGCAAGTAG
- a CDS encoding sigma-54-dependent Fis family transcriptional regulator, with amino-acid sequence MLKRLGIRSTLQADPSPADKVGTSALYVGTVGRSPIYLGAEVPELAEKKELLFHVFSITRRAVDGVRAQSELKQKLLSWDLDIAPEGKAGLYISSGMKRLLKTITRAAASDIPVLITGETGTGKEIVATELHACSPRSAKPFIALNVAAVPREMLEGHLFGYKRGAFTGAVNDAKGMIREAEGGTLFIDEIGELSLDLQPKLLRFLESGEIQPLGERPQRVDVRIVAATNARLESLVREGRFREDLFYRLNVVSLTVPPLRERREEIPTLVNHFLTTHAKQAGKLIPQLTPRALERLSAYDWPGNVRQLTNELKRIVALSDADELVDLEHLAPGIRNLVEAPAPRPSDGSTVTLALDRDLQGLYDDLERAAILRAMDVSRQNQSECARRLGITRKGLYLKRKRLGLADDTVADEEDDDLTPARSAS; translated from the coding sequence ATGCTCAAGCGACTTGGCATCAGGTCCACTCTCCAGGCTGATCCCAGCCCCGCTGACAAGGTCGGGACTTCAGCGCTCTACGTCGGAACGGTAGGTCGGTCCCCGATCTACCTCGGAGCCGAGGTTCCTGAACTTGCGGAGAAGAAGGAGTTGCTCTTCCATGTCTTCAGTATCACTCGAAGGGCGGTCGACGGCGTTCGCGCGCAGTCTGAGCTGAAGCAGAAGCTCCTTTCGTGGGATCTTGATATCGCTCCTGAGGGGAAGGCAGGCCTCTACATCTCCTCTGGCATGAAGCGCCTCCTCAAGACAATTACGCGCGCGGCCGCGAGCGACATCCCAGTACTGATCACCGGCGAAACCGGAACAGGTAAGGAAATTGTAGCGACTGAGCTGCACGCGTGCTCGCCGCGATCAGCGAAGCCATTCATCGCACTCAACGTCGCCGCAGTCCCTCGTGAGATGCTCGAGGGACACTTGTTCGGCTACAAGCGTGGCGCGTTCACCGGCGCGGTCAACGACGCCAAGGGCATGATCCGCGAGGCGGAAGGCGGGACGCTCTTCATCGACGAGATCGGCGAGTTGAGCCTCGACCTGCAGCCGAAGCTGCTGCGCTTCCTGGAAAGCGGCGAGATCCAGCCGCTCGGAGAGCGACCCCAGCGCGTCGATGTCCGAATCGTCGCAGCGACGAACGCGCGCCTCGAGTCCCTCGTGCGCGAGGGGCGCTTCCGCGAGGACCTCTTTTACCGCCTCAATGTCGTCTCTCTCACCGTGCCGCCGCTGCGCGAGCGGCGCGAGGAGATCCCGACGCTCGTCAACCATTTCCTGACGACGCACGCCAAGCAGGCGGGCAAACTCATTCCGCAGCTCACGCCTCGTGCCCTCGAGCGACTGTCTGCCTACGACTGGCCAGGGAACGTGCGCCAGTTGACCAACGAGCTGAAGCGCATCGTGGCACTCAGTGACGCGGACGAACTCGTCGACCTCGAGCACCTCGCGCCGGGGATCCGCAACCTCGTCGAGGCGCCCGCCCCACGGCCATCCGACGGTTCCACCGTCACGCTCGCCCTCGACCGCGATCTGCAAGGCTTGTACGACGACCTCGAACGCGCGGCCATCCTTCGCGCCATGGACGTGTCGCGCCAGAACCAGTCCGAATGCGCGCGCCGCCTCGGCATCACCCGCAAGGGCCTGTACCTGAAACGGAAGCGGCTCGGCCTCGCCGACGACACCGTCGCCGACGAGGAAGACGACGACCTCACCCCTGCACGCTCGGCCAGCTGA
- a CDS encoding S8 family peptidase codes for MPFLSLSARPSSVRRSPLRTVVWVSIAFVLLALSAPAAADGHKARLSRGLAEAVGRGESRGVIVSGTAEQIRDLAARHGLVVEKTLATGAVVRVKDAAALSALAADPAVPVVADDAPVAAHMATEVVALGADQAWQGVLGLPGVNGKGIGIAVIDSGIAASHEALRRRVVASVDFVAGGRRGADPYGHGTHVAGIAAGDVTTGQGRFAGVAPGAHLVSLRVLDAQGRGTTSDVIAAIEWAVANRAAYGIRVINLSLGKPVLESWVDDPLVQAVEAASRAGIVVVTSAGNLGTLPDGTRVRDGITSPGNAPSAITVGAVDTQGTPQRSDDRIADWSSRGLTAIDGFMKPDVSAPGRRIVSAGSVGSALVGKAGAVVVGQGAATYVRLSGTSMAAAMVSGAAALVLEANPKLTPAQVKVVLQVTSQRVAEAGVAAAGAGEIDVAAAVAAARRRLQDLPPTTIAGETATRSGIAFTAKVDGDTLVWGDTLVWGDTLVWGHARVGRHVGLG; via the coding sequence ATGCCGTTCCTCTCGCTGTCCGCCCGCCCCTCGTCTGTCCGCCGTTCGCCGCTGCGCACGGTTGTGTGGGTCTCGATCGCGTTCGTCCTGCTGGCGCTGTCGGCGCCGGCGGCGGCCGACGGGCACAAGGCGCGCCTCTCGCGCGGCCTTGCCGAGGCGGTCGGGCGTGGCGAGTCGCGGGGCGTGATCGTGTCGGGCACGGCGGAGCAGATCCGCGACCTGGCGGCGCGGCACGGGCTCGTGGTGGAGAAGACGCTCGCGACCGGCGCGGTGGTGCGGGTGAAGGACGCGGCGGCGCTCTCGGCGCTGGCGGCCGACCCGGCGGTGCCGGTGGTGGCCGACGACGCGCCGGTGGCGGCACACATGGCGACCGAGGTGGTGGCGCTCGGGGCCGACCAGGCGTGGCAGGGGGTGCTCGGGTTGCCGGGGGTGAACGGCAAGGGCATCGGCATCGCGGTGATCGACTCGGGCATCGCGGCCAGCCACGAGGCGCTGCGGCGCCGGGTGGTGGCGAGCGTCGATTTCGTGGCGGGCGGCCGTCGGGGCGCCGACCCCTACGGGCACGGCACCCACGTGGCGGGGATTGCGGCCGGCGACGTGACGACGGGGCAGGGGCGGTTCGCGGGGGTGGCGCCGGGCGCGCACCTGGTGAGCCTGCGGGTGCTCGACGCGCAGGGGCGCGGGACGACGAGCGACGTGATTGCGGCAATCGAGTGGGCGGTGGCCAACCGTGCGGCGTACGGGATCCGGGTGATCAACCTGTCGCTGGGCAAGCCGGTGCTCGAGAGCTGGGTGGACGACCCGCTGGTGCAGGCGGTGGAGGCGGCGAGCCGGGCGGGCATCGTCGTCGTGACGTCGGCGGGCAACCTCGGGACGCTGCCGGACGGGACGCGGGTGCGTGACGGCATCACGTCGCCGGGCAACGCGCCGTCGGCGATCACGGTGGGTGCGGTGGACACGCAGGGGACGCCGCAGCGCAGCGACGACCGGATTGCGGACTGGAGCTCGCGCGGCCTCACGGCGATCGACGGGTTCATGAAGCCTGACGTGTCGGCGCCGGGGCGTCGGATCGTGTCGGCGGGGAGCGTGGGCAGCGCGCTGGTGGGCAAGGCGGGCGCGGTGGTGGTGGGGCAGGGCGCGGCGACGTACGTGCGGCTGTCGGGGACGAGCATGGCGGCGGCGATGGTGAGCGGCGCGGCGGCGCTGGTGCTGGAGGCGAACCCGAAGCTGACGCCGGCGCAGGTGAAGGTGGTGCTGCAGGTGACGTCGCAGCGGGTCGCGGAGGCTGGTGTTGCGGCGGCGGGTGCGGGCGAGATCGACGTGGCGGCGGCGGTGGCGGCGGCGCGTCGGCGGCTGCAGGATCTGCCACCCACCACCATCGCCGGCGAAACCGCGACGCGCAGCGGCATTGCATTTACTGCCAAGGTCGATGGTGACACGCTCGTGTGGGGCGACACGTTGGTCTGGGGTGACACGCTCGTGTGGGGACACGCTCGTGTGGGGCGACACGTTGGTCTGGGGTGA
- a CDS encoding ABC transporter permease, with translation MRRALAGRLAFAIALVLVAFIGVYLLTGLAPGDPLDDGTRSPASVAAERVRLGMDRPLVARLTQRVARLATLDLGTSLRYGQPVLPLLVDRTARTLRAGAAALLLALALGIPAGVAASRSSSRLVRRSIDVASIVLLSLPALVIALGLAVVASGLGLSSYAVMVTALALPAWAVVARAQARALDEVAGATCLAAARARGVPAAAITWRHAWPLSLPAVLGLLGVVAGQVLSGALAIELVTARSGLGLLTFEALTSRDIDLAAGCAGTAALIVGACTLAADAVLAWVDPRQT, from the coding sequence ATGCGACGCGCGCTCGCGGGCCGTCTCGCCTTCGCGATCGCGCTGGTGCTGGTGGCCTTCATCGGCGTGTACCTGCTGACGGGCCTGGCGCCCGGCGATCCGCTCGACGATGGGACGAGGTCGCCGGCGTCGGTCGCCGCGGAGCGCGTGCGGCTCGGCATGGACCGGCCGCTCGTCGCGCGGCTCACCCAGCGCGTCGCCCGGCTCGCCACGCTCGACCTCGGCACCTCGTTGCGCTACGGCCAGCCGGTGCTCCCCCTCCTGGTGGACCGCACCGCCCGGACGTTGCGCGCCGGCGCCGCCGCGCTGCTGCTGGCGCTCGCCCTCGGCATTCCGGCGGGCGTCGCGGCGAGCCGGTCGTCGTCGCGCCTCGTGCGCCGATCGATCGACGTCGCCTCGATCGTCCTCCTCTCGCTGCCGGCGCTGGTCATCGCGCTCGGGCTCGCCGTGGTCGCCAGCGGGCTGGGGCTGTCGTCGTACGCGGTGATGGTCACCGCGCTGGCGCTGCCGGCGTGGGCGGTGGTGGCCCGCGCGCAGGCGCGGGCGCTCGACGAGGTGGCCGGGGCGACGTGCCTGGCCGCGGCGCGGGCGCGCGGCGTGCCGGCCGCAGCGATCACGTGGCGCCACGCCTGGCCGCTGTCACTGCCGGCGGTGCTCGGGCTGCTCGGCGTGGTCGCGGGACAGGTGCTGAGCGGGGCCCTGGCGATCGAGCTGGTCACGGCGCGCAGTGGGCTCGGCCTGCTGACGTTCGAGGCGCTGACCTCGCGCGACATCGACCTGGCGGCAGGCTGCGCCGGGACGGCGGCGCTGATCGTCGGCGCGTGCACGCTGGCCGCCGACGCGGTGCTGGCGTGGGTGGATCCGCGGCAGACATAG
- a CDS encoding dihydrodipicolinate synthase family protein: MLRGVYPPLPTPFTDDDLDEGLLRDTVAALMRSRLAGLLVLGTNGESFLIEPAEADRVVRVTRDAMPEGRRLLAGTGCDSTRATLEACRRAADNGADYALVRPPTSYTRFMTQDVLTAHYEHIADESPIPVLLYNQPQVFGAELAAPTVALLARHENVAGLKDSSGNVAHVNDVLARVPDGFSVLTGVAGIMYAALLSGTSGSIVALANVVPNLCVELYDSVMKGELHRALALQRAVAPLARAVTITHGVAGLKAAMTIAGYPSSTPRLPLQPATPKVEEELLGLLRHLEAFTGWTLVGRDGQPDGPAEAQ, from the coding sequence ATGCTTCGCGGCGTCTACCCGCCCCTGCCCACGCCGTTCACCGACGACGACCTCGACGAGGGACTGCTCCGCGACACGGTCGCGGCGCTCATGCGCTCGCGGCTGGCAGGACTGCTCGTGCTCGGCACCAACGGCGAGTCCTTCCTGATCGAGCCCGCCGAAGCCGACCGCGTCGTCCGCGTCACCCGCGACGCGATGCCGGAGGGACGCCGCCTGCTCGCGGGCACGGGCTGTGACTCCACCCGCGCGACGCTCGAGGCCTGCCGGCGCGCCGCCGACAACGGCGCCGACTACGCGCTGGTGCGGCCGCCGACCAGCTACACGCGCTTCATGACGCAGGACGTGCTGACGGCGCACTACGAGCACATCGCCGACGAGAGCCCGATCCCGGTGCTGCTCTACAACCAGCCGCAGGTCTTCGGCGCGGAGCTCGCCGCCCCCACCGTGGCCCTGCTGGCGCGCCACGAGAACGTCGCGGGCCTCAAGGACTCGAGCGGCAACGTCGCGCACGTCAACGACGTGCTCGCACGCGTGCCCGACGGCTTCAGCGTGCTCACCGGCGTGGCCGGCATCATGTACGCCGCGCTCCTCTCGGGCACCAGCGGATCGATCGTGGCGCTCGCCAACGTCGTGCCCAACCTGTGCGTGGAGCTGTACGACTCGGTGATGAAGGGCGAGCTCCACAGGGCGCTGGCGCTGCAACGCGCCGTCGCGCCGCTGGCCAGGGCGGTGACCATCACCCACGGCGTGGCGGGCCTGAAGGCGGCGATGACCATCGCCGGCTACCCCTCGTCGACGCCACGGCTGCCGCTGCAGCCCGCGACGCCGAAGGTCGAAGAGGAACTGCTCGGCCTGCTCCGTCACCTCGAGGCCTTCACGGGCTGGACGCTCGTCGGCCGCGACGGGCAGCCGGACGGGCCCGCGGAGGCCCAGTGA
- a CDS encoding ABC transporter permease, with product MTGTGGSPTARVWGASLLALVVCLAIASPWLATGGVATQHPDFALAAPSLSRRALVERLPPTYRTLDAPLPLAWFSGSIVRSADPAEPLLPLGSDSLGRDQWTRLIFGARLSLGLTACGLVGAIAIGGLVGLVAGQRGGWLDTAAMRVADLCIAWPALYVVLVLRAALPLSLPFSTLFAMMALVLALAGWPIVARAVRAVTASERARESVLAAEAAGASRAWIARRHLLPAVVPVIVTQALLLGPAFILAEATLSFVGLGFAETQPSWGMMLREATQPFTLRHAPWLMAPAAAIALVSLAAHLLALSTRRD from the coding sequence GTGACAGGGACGGGCGGGTCGCCAACGGCGCGGGTGTGGGGAGCCAGCCTCCTTGCGCTCGTGGTGTGCCTCGCGATCGCGTCGCCCTGGCTGGCGACGGGGGGTGTGGCGACGCAACATCCGGACTTCGCGCTGGCGGCGCCCTCGCTGTCGCGGCGCGCGCTGGTGGAACGGCTGCCGCCGACCTACCGCACCCTCGACGCCCCGCTGCCGCTCGCCTGGTTCTCGGGCTCGATCGTCCGCAGCGCCGATCCCGCCGAGCCGCTGCTGCCGCTCGGCAGCGACTCGCTCGGCCGCGACCAGTGGACGCGCCTGATCTTCGGCGCGCGGCTGTCGCTCGGCCTGACCGCGTGCGGGCTGGTCGGCGCGATCGCGATTGGCGGGCTGGTCGGCCTGGTCGCCGGGCAACGCGGCGGCTGGCTCGACACGGCGGCGATGCGCGTGGCCGACCTTTGCATCGCCTGGCCCGCGCTGTACGTGGTGCTGGTGCTGCGCGCCGCGCTGCCGCTGTCGCTGCCGTTCTCGACCCTCTTCGCCATGATGGCGCTCGTGCTCGCCCTGGCGGGCTGGCCCATCGTGGCCCGGGCGGTCCGGGCGGTGACCGCCAGCGAGCGGGCCCGCGAGTCGGTGCTGGCCGCCGAGGCGGCCGGTGCGAGCCGGGCCTGGATCGCCCGCCGGCACCTGCTCCCCGCCGTCGTCCCCGTCATCGTCACGCAAGCGCTCCTGCTCGGCCCGGCCTTCATCCTCGCCGAGGCGACGCTCTCCTTCGTGGGCCTCGGGTTCGCGGAGACACAACCCTCGTGGGGCATGATGCTGCGCGAGGCGACGCAGCCCTTCACGCTGCGCCATGCGCCGTGGCTGATGGCTCCTGCCGCCGCGATTGCCCTCGTGTCGCTGGCCGCCCACCTGCTGGCGTTGTCGACGCGGCGCGACTGA